One Clavibacter zhangzhiyongii genomic region harbors:
- a CDS encoding luciferase family protein: MISTPRPGPRPSLSDEGPQRQLTDRAAPELWGRLVAHAFALPGVRESHSQVSPASSRGLFLRDLETPIVPWTSLAPEGRLEPVHLHGVDDTSVHLCLPVARGAELTALGWATPHQYEDFGTEFLVYGPRDEAEVDVVVSLIEEAIAFARDPGDEQPAHLPVAGG; the protein is encoded by the coding sequence GTGATCTCCACCCCGCGCCCCGGCCCGCGCCCGTCCCTCTCCGACGAGGGCCCGCAGCGGCAGCTCACCGACCGCGCCGCGCCCGAGCTGTGGGGGCGGCTCGTCGCGCACGCGTTCGCGCTGCCCGGGGTGCGCGAGAGCCACAGCCAGGTGTCGCCCGCGTCGTCGCGCGGCCTGTTCCTCCGCGATCTCGAGACGCCGATCGTCCCGTGGACCTCGCTCGCCCCCGAGGGCCGCCTCGAGCCGGTGCACCTGCACGGCGTCGACGACACCTCGGTGCACCTCTGCCTCCCTGTCGCCCGCGGCGCCGAGCTCACCGCGCTGGGCTGGGCCACGCCGCACCAGTACGAGGACTTCGGCACCGAGTTCCTCGTCTACGGCCCGCGCGACGAGGCCGAGGTCGACGTGGTCGTCAGCCTGATCGAGGAGGCCATCGCCTTCGCGCGGGATCCCGGCGACGAGCAGCCGGCGCACCTCCCCGTCGCCGGGGGCTGA